The nucleotide window TCAAGTGTCTCCTCAATCTTCAGTTATCGCTTTAAGTCCCGAACCTGTACCGGTGATAACAATTTCAGATGACTCCTCTTCTATTATTTCGGTAACAGACCATGATTCTCCACTACGGCCACAGCGGTCGCCATCTCCTACTACACAACAGGAGATCGAGGCCCCTCGACCCCCCTCCCCAAGGTCAACTCCTCAATTCATCCAAAACCGACCACCATCTGAAACACATACTTGTCCAACTTGTAAAAGGACATGGTAGTAGGTTAAatttgtatatatttctatattgaattaattaatttttaaggGCTGGTTGTCTTGTGCCATGACTAATATAATCTAGGTAATATTATGTCTACTCTACAGAAATAAAGTCAATAAAGGATAGTTGTCACTAGGAGAGAAAAAAGACTAAACGGAGAAATACTATTCTCGGAGACTGACAGAAAATGGAAATGGTTACTAATTGACATAACCGAATGCGTGGAAACATCCGGAAGCATAGTCTCTTCAACCGCAGTGAGCggcacaaacaaataaatggcTATAATTATTGATAAGTGTTAGTCAGGGTGAAAAAAAAGGCCAATAGAgcctttaattaaatatcacttCATGGCCCATCCTTTTTTGACATTATGCATAGTATAGCATAGTAAGAACGTAAAAGTCTATTACTTTAAgtctttttatacttatatcttctcataacaaaatcaattatatattatataaagattattgTCAAAAAATGTTAACTAATAAGTATCTTTGAATAtattcaaacataaaaaaattctgTACACAGATATCGAAGAAATGCAAAGTGTCCAACACGTACTAGGACAGCGTGGTAGAGTCAAGGCCTAAGGCCTCTTACTACAGTGCGAGACCCGCgtccaaaaaaaataataatgaaaatataagaattttataaatataaacacatttGAACGTGTGCCTTTGcaacaatatatattatatattttttaaaagtaacaagggtacctatatttttttgtagatataggtatgtaactaaAATCCGTATCATGTAACTTTAAAATTCAACACAGGTCTTTTACATCGagtaataaaaacgttttagtgatatttaaattttcatagcGTTAGGTCTTGTGTTACATAGTAGAACTATATTTGTATTCTTACTTGTTTAGCAAAATGTCTTGTTAAGAATGTTTAGTGTAGGTATGTAGCTGTAAGATAAAATCaggaattataaatataaatgttagaatttaattaaaattgagcACAATTTACTTCATATCGAAGTCTCGTGCCAtttcacttttgtaaaaagAGAAGCTATACAAAATACTAAAACGACCTCGTTGTCTTTCGTTGAAATAGCTCTTTATTTGTtctgaagtaaatatttttgtcatgaGAAAGCttggtttttattaaatactaatcCTCccaacaattacaaaaaaaaactgagaatataattattgagaaataaaaatattgtataaatcaGTAATAAGAGTAATAGAAATCAATTACGATTTTTTTCTAACAAccaggtaggtacctataagttacgacaataattatattaggtaaGTACTCTATTTTTTAATGTGTGTTATTAGCTGACAAAAACATGATAGCATTATTATAGGTAGgtgcatttaataaataagcttCCTTCTTCTAATCTTACCTACTCTCAAAACAAATTCTTATTTCATCCTTGGTGCCTGGCATTCAGTACGAGAAGAATAAGCTGGCAGTGCCTCAgagatagattataatataatatattatgtagtttagtGTTCTATCAGTGAAAATCTGCATCTATctctaatattattacatagtaGGTGCACTTAGGTAAAGTTCagatatttactttgtaaaactCATTCATAAGTatcatgataaaaaataaaaaagttcacTCGGCGCACCTGTCGGTTAGTCTATCTGTCCGGTCGcgataaactatttatatttatgtagttgatatgtatgcatatttattattttttatgggtACCTAGGtatatgttaatataattattttttacactcatattgtctacatcttttattatttatttgcacacCCTTTCTCATTTCAATCTCTTTCCTCTtataaacaccttcacaacaatctttGCATCACCCTAAGATAGACTGggagaaaatgcccctggcattaagtccgcctttatacagctctgtatataaagtttaaaataaataaataaactcaaaatcgactgaacggattttaatgaaatatcgctAATAGAAAGAGCGATTCCGAAGACGTCTGTAGTGTATGTAAGAATAATTTGTTAGCTTTGTgcaaaatccatactaatattataaatgtgaaagtaactgtctgcctgtctgtctgctactcaatcacgtccaaactactgaaccaatttgcatgaaatttggtatggagatattttgatacccgagaaaggacataggctactttttaccccgggaaaatgacgcatttcccgggaaaattcagaaaattcaacgaagtcgaaaaatcaatattataatgacactagctgacccgcgcgcaacttcgcttgcatcacataagagagaatgggtcagaattttccacgtttttgtaacactttttactgttactctgctcctattggtcggtcgtagcgtggtgatacaaaatatgcttttttttcacgaaaaatagtctaaaaattatttatatcgtttttgttaattcattcgcgacttcgttcgccacctgaattttcccgggaaatacgtcattttcccggggtaaaaagtagcctatgtcctttctcaagtatcaaaatatctccataccaaatttcatgcaaattggttcagcagtttaggcgtgattgagtagcagacagacagacagagttactttcgcatttataatattagtatggattgaattaacaaaattccgttgccatggcaactgttttaatggcggatatgtcttagcgcgacttcgttatactaagagatataaataattttgagaataatttttgtgaaaaaaaagcatattttataacatcacgctacgaccaataggagcagagtaggtaacagtaaaaagtattacaaaaatatggaaaattctgacccattctctcttatgtgacgcaagcgaagttgcgcgggtcagctagtatgatatACAAGCCAAAGCTGGTGCGAGCCGCTAGTAGAATTTTGTAATAACGacggtaggtaggtacctagaaTTACCCAATTTCTTGAATAGACAGAGTGctttacgtttaaaaaaatgtttatacctacttattgagCATGTCTTTAGTTTTTTAGcagataggtacctacctactgaaAAATAAGGATTGATTTATTCAAACACTGTTACTCTCACCATGTCCGAGAATGGTAggtataagtaagtatttataaggCCGAAAGTTTATTTCTGTTTATCATACTTTCACGACAAAACAGCAGAACCGATTTTGACTAAATTTAGCATGGAGATATTTGAAAACTATAGGTCACAATTAGGCTTCTTTATCAAAAACATGAATCTATAAAGATATCTTATTTTACCGACTGAAAACTTGGACGAGTGCGGGTCACCTAACTGCTAATAATTTGATCTAcgatatttttgtctttttgaAAGCTTTTATTAGAGCTAAACGTCTTACAATCTTCATGAAAGAACAACGATACTTGGGCGTGGCCCGATTTACAGTAACTTACCATTTACTGCACCGCACATCACTATTTAGGAAATACATAACATGGCAACCCAGTCAACCCagtgacaatttatttttaaaagtttccgatgtaagattattttaattaactaacaaTAGGTTGATTTATTCTGAAATTGTTGTTCATTGAAGTCACTTATTTCGTTTTAGTGAATATATGTGCCAAACACTTTTTACCAATAACAATAATCTGTAGGGACTACTGCGCGACTAGAAAAGTCGCCGGAAAATCAgcgaaatataaagaaaattacgcGTTGGACGTTAGCTATGTAGTAAGTACTActgtataaattttaaataaataaaagtagctaTTCTGAGCGCACTAGTTATTGTAATTTTGCGATGGTTTGCAAATggtacaaagaaaaaataatatacctaccttgttatctatatttaattttagtgcTAATGCGATAGTCTGactgtatgtttgttactttatcACAGCtgaaccactgaaccgattttgattaaGTTTTTGCATGCAGTTATTTGTTGGAGATCTGATCAAAAACAGGTAGGTATCTATGCTACTTAAAATTACTTACGAATTTAATTCTAAAGAAGTAAGCGATGGTCTTCTTATGTATGCAAGCGCAGCTGTGCATGTCATGTAAAAATGGTTTggtaattcataatattatgttagagACAGCAGGTGACAACAAAGATGATTGCTGATTTAGAACCAGTTTCAGCTTATATATAACTATCAGATAACTTATAAACAACTGTAACAACTGTCATAAATCTATAATCTCTGTTGTATAGACTATCGGGTACTTACCCGGTGGATATGAATCTGTACCGTAATAGCcttgtttattaaaatctggCCTTAATATCGTAATTGAGCTTAAATGAACTGAATTTGTTAAATTTTGCAAAGaatcacaataaaaatttaagatttttttcatttaggtCATGTACACCCATTTATGATGGTCAAAAATACAGAAGGTGAATTCTCCATAATTTCGGAAAGTAAGGCCATTTTAATTAAGGAGCTAGCAcaaatattaaacacatttaGGTATCTActtattagaaaaacaatagtatattttgaaataaatactataattaccTATATAGCTAACTGCGGCACCAGATGTTAATCATGTTGGTGTTCCACAGGTCATGCACCTTTATTTCCACATCTGTATGTTGATACAGGGTGTGATATAGtaaatacatgttattattaatttattgttatttaatttatcatgcatatttttttgtttcagtgatCAGGATACAGGGATGTTAATTGCTGTAAGGCGGCCAGCTCGCCCTATTTCTTTTGAAGAAAGGTATATAACATTGTTTATAGGTTTATATTGAATGTGCTTTCTTCATCACACATGAACATTTTAATACCGATATCAATTTCCTCATTAATATACCAATACTATTTTTTCAGAAATGAACAAACTACAAATGGTGCTGTCTCACGGCCAAGATATGAAAAGGAAGGATCTCCACAGCCTTACAGGAAAAGGTAtgattattgttatatttaagtttCTAAACCAACTTTGTTGTAGTTATTGTTATAAACCTTACATCTGAATcaccaataatttattataattggttACTTGTACTATCATAAGCATACCTActtagttttgattttattttgtttcaggcATGGAGAAACCATATTCAAAAGGCCATATTCTTCTTCATCTAAGAAAACGTATAAatatattgatgttttttttgttgtattattttactgttactattttaatatctggcatattttttgttttcagctATTACAGAGATACGTCAACGTGTACTTCTTTAGATGTCAAAGAACACCAAAACAAAGTTATGTATGTAGGGtttataataatctttaaaagAGTACATGCACAAAAGTAGTAACACATTATCATACATTGATGCTTATGTAATGGTACCTtcttttgtattgtaatttatataCCAACTGATATTGTGTCTGCGAGTTGCAATTGCACAGCTCACTGGAccaattttgttgaaattttcatCCACAAAGTAAAAATCCAAGATCCTACATAAGCTActtgttttatacaattattatttattacaattaatagtacacatttttctatttcagCAACCCATACACAGGAGAACTAATTGGTGTGAGACGGCCAGTTCCTACATGTGACTTAGACCAAATGTActgtgtataatttttttgtattccgcacacttaaaattattgtcTCAAACCAAGCTTTACATGAATGTGTTAATTTGGATTACTTTTgatgacaatataataatttggcATCGTCGACGTGATTTGATGATGTAGCCAGTAGGCTTTGGAACTCCGCAATGGAGCTACATATCcaaaatttttaaacaactaaTTTATTGTCATAGACATTCATGTGTATATGTTTGAATTTCAAACTGATCAGCTTCTGTAACTTGCTGCCTAGTGcctaatatttatttcctatataattaatattatatctttataaacctttatcaTTTTTTCTTCCAGTATACAAAAAGTGGCTGTGGTGCGCCCTTACAGGTCTTCAAAGCCAGTCGCATATCATAAACGGGGACGCACAGTTAGGATAaggtatattatgttatattttctttaaaaaggaACTCTTACATAGTTAGAAATAAAGAGGTTTCCCGGTTTCACCCCTTTTGGGCAAGTCTCAGAGAGGTTAAAGCATTGAAATAAAACAgttctttttatacatttgttgtcATGTTATCCAGCAAATAGCCTATCTAAACATTAATGCATAATGCAACTGTGAACCTTGCCATTagaatttctatttaattttacattcattagtattacatttatttataactattaaagaTTTTTGGTTTTAGGTATGGGGATAGCATAATTCAACCAGTAGTAGCCCACAGAAATCCAGATAATCCAATGCCTGTGCCTTATTACAATAGGTATGTAATAATACTATCTAAATATAGATATCTTTATATTAACTTCCTTTACAATAACACTTCAGtcataaaaagctttttactatttattttattaagtatatatttttttcaaattacttaCACATTATTTGTTTCAGAATTCAGGAATCTGAAGAGGTTCAACGGTCACGAATTCTAAATCGAGAAAGGCCCCCAAATACTATTAAGATTAGGTAAAGCTTAATTTTATTGAAGCATTTTatcaaatacttttaatataaggGCTAGTTTCACGGCTTATGCTAGGAATAATCACGTTATAAGCTAAACGACACTTATTTAAATGTAGAATCAGTTTTaagaagaatttttattttatatataaaattttaatcattgGAGCTTTTACTTGCAtactatattttaacaaataatctGTTTCAGGTATGGAGATAATCTAAACTTGCTACGGAACCCGAGTCCTCCCATAGATTTCAGATTCTATCGACCATAAGGACCAGGCCAACTGGCGTTCTGTGGCCTCTGCCTACTATTAAGAAGCCGtgattgtatttatgtatgtattctatCAATAATTTTCTGCAGAGGTCTTttcattgatattattatgcgtACTCATTAGTTATGATATTTCTTCCATATGTTTGTGTGTGAATAAAACAAGGGGATGTTGGTCGTACCGAGTAGCGTTATCTGGTCTCTTCCTACTACTATGAGTAAAAGGTGTGATTTatacttgtatgtatgtaggtacataataatatgtatttgttaccatttattgaagtatatttttttgtatcagCAAGAAGTTTTAACTTTTGGGCTATTCCCATTAGTTTCGATAAGTTGAATaggaattaatatttacaataggaGTTTATATATAGAATAGGAATTTTTATATAGAATAGGAAATTATTAGTGTTCTTAAAAACATTGGCTTTGTTATGAAATTGAAGTCTTATATTAAATTAGGATTAGATTTGTAGGTACGTTTAAAATAGTCCCTCAAACCATTTGTATGTAATCCATATAAAGGCATTTGGTCTGTGCGGGAAGTGAAAACCGcctatttaaatttaatatatatagCTAAGGGCCAatgtaatagtttattattaagttttagttaATATATCTGAGTATTATTACttgttagaaatatatttagctGACACTTTTATCGATTGAAAATGTTCTATTTCACTTGTCCACAAGCTGTAAAACAGATTaagtgttttaatatattatgtcatttttaGATGAAGTTTTATAAGTACAGCACAAAAGAATTTAGGTTAAGGTTATACCAAAAATCTATAGATTATTATGTAGCCATTAGTGTATGTTTAGATTAAGATTAATATGCAACtatatcaattttaataaattaatcaacataataattatgattttaatttgtcATGTAACATACCTTCTTCCTGCAGTTGGTTAGTTTGGTTTCTAATAAGAAAGCCAACAACCAGTTTCTGTTTTTATCCCTTGAGTATCCATAAAAGGTATAGGTAAGGATGAGCTAATACTACCTGCAGTGTAAGTTCAGCTAAGGTTTTGGGATTTGGGAAACCAGGCCAAAGGTCTCAACTCTCAAGACGATGTTTAAATCAAAAATCATATTCCCAGTAGACGCCGGTGAAAAAGACGTGTGACTACAGCTTTGGGACAAAGGTAACGATTGACGGTGACAGTTGAGACGTTTTAAAGCGTCAACGCTGCGACACCCAAACCTAGGTTTTCTTGTACTATTTCAATATACTTCAggtttatcattttatttcatttagcGCTGTACGAGCTCCTAGGTAACtttgtatttcattttgttacgttggcgcccaacgtggggcCGGGCCACAAACCTAGCTTTACCACCTGCCCACAGCCAGCTTTAGCGTGCCGTCAGCATCCACCCGAATATGACAAAGAAGAAATCAGTAAATACTacgatacaaaataatttggcAGTCCCAGTAGGTACAAGTTGGTCAATAGCAGCTATTCGTACAGCCAACACCAAGTTATCTACAAGAGATTCCACCAAGGAAAAAGGACCATGAAGCGGGAACTGGGAGTCAACAGAATAACtgaaaatgtgttattttataacatttattcatttcgcGAGCTGCTTTACAAGAGTGTATCGAAAGTACGAAAAGACCAAAAAAAAGTATTAGCAGATCGCACAAGAATATGGTCATATACTTGTGCGATCTgctaatactttttttaaccatACAATATTATCTAACCAAAACGTTAAGGATGTCAAATTTATTTCTCCCAATATGGCAATACAAAGTTTTCCTTAAATCTAAAGAAAAATGTCGTAGgtttaaacaatgttttaaaatgtttctgaGAGAGACTCATACCTGCAGTTCATTATACCCATATTTACATATCTCCACAAAAATTACTAGAAGTCTTACTACGTAAGTATTCCAGAAACTATATGCATTACAACATAATACAACAATTCTACTACAATACAACTCtgctaacccctggtttctgatgtacatttagcagtagtttatctattcaatagtgcctaagctcatataaacataactgtttgaatagataaactatcgctaagtGAGCCTCAGGAACTAGGCACAAGTCTCATAATAAGTCAATTTAATACAAACTGATCTACTTATTGCTAAACTATAAATTTACAGAAATTGGCTCTGAGCCTAAGATTGTAAGACTACCATACACTAATGAcagttacaaaatgttttaactgTTGTCTTACATATGTAATGAATGAGGTTCTTCATAATATAACATGAGGAACAATTTGGTGTCAGCTCTGGTTCTTGAAAGGTCTTCAAGGAACTCCAGTCAGGTGTTAGTATTTGAGCCAGTATCGGAGACAACTTGAGCGAACACAGTTATCTGCAAAAATTATCATAAGACATTTTACTGATAGGTAGcatgattatttatatttttacctttagagaaaattcaaaattcaatgtataattaaaaatcaagcTCTGGGAAACTTTGTTGAGGAAGAAAGGAAATATGCAGAgtgcagttaaaaataaatatattgaaaatttacCAAACTGTGATAAACTTATCACACACACATCACACATTCTGATTCAGaagagagaaaaaaatatgtgacaACAGTGGAGGGATTCTGTTACCAAAGAACTTGCAAATTCAGATACAAAAAGTTAAAATCTCACTTACCAGACACAATTGAGGGTAATAATGATGATACATGTTTTGATGTCATTGTTTCTAGTTGATACACCATTCCAGGCTCCTTTTTCTCCTATtaaatcttaaatataaaaatctctatCTGTACGATGCTGTTAGCAGTAATCCTGGAACATAATAATACCaaactttataaattgtttacttACATTAATGAGTGATCTGAGTTTGGTTAATCTCTAACAGCGAATACTATCAGAAATGTTTTAAGGCTTGCTACATTAATAACAGTTTGTTCTCCTCTGCACCATACAACAATTAGGTTTTTAGTTAAAGATTGAGTTTTAGGGAACTTGTAATTGTAACcacaaatttcaaataaaataagctaCCTGAAACTTATTTCTGAGCTGGGAAATCGTTTTATAAGTCAGAAATATACACAATACAAGCGTTAGAGGCAGATACTTTACCTATTTCAAGTGAGCGATGGTCGTCACCGCTTACTGGCAACAGCTTGACATCAAGCGTGATCTTCACCGCCGTTATCGGTCGCTCCACTCGGAGCTAATCTATCGGCTTTGCTATCGGTTCCGGGCACAGCCTgcagccatgtcaaaggccctgCGCAATATTTGACCTTTCTTTATCTTTACCTTGCTCGAACATGCTCTCTGTTTGCATAACAAATGGATCAGCAAAAACACAGGTTGTTGATTATAGAAGGTACCTACTGTAAAAATGAACTTAAGCTGCTGCTTCTTACccgttataatttatattaatattaacgcACACACTGCTCGCGACTCCACTTTTAGATTCCCGCCATTTTACttgtcaacaaaaaataaacagatgCCTAGGCTTTGCTGCTGCCAGCCTGTATTATTTCATTGTGCGAGTAGGCATTTCTTTTTTTAgtgttaaatttcaaaattaattattattgttttaaaagttatgcagttattcataattatgtcttttttatttttctttagatttcaAACACTTAACAATTACCTACACAATCAAAAACTATATCTTGTATTTCAGAACGATTCATTTACTATGGATGTCAAATTGACAGTGGACCAGAGGCGCTAGTGTGACGTGAAAAAGCTTGTATTGATTTATACGAATAATAGACCGAGTCTATCAAGAACTACCCAGAataatttaagataattttgcacaaaaaaatattgcagtCTGTTAATAATAAAGATCTGATTTCCCACGGTTTTCCGACATCCAACACGTACATGGATTTACGTAAGTAAGTTTTCATTTCATTGTAAGTTTTTTCTAATAATGTACCTACGCATTGGTTGCCCGGTTTATCTTCAAATCAGTGTTAGTACGAGACAGGGTAGAGTAATTTAATTTCGCCTGTTGGTATAATGGTATGGATGTGATATAAGCTACACATTTcgctataaaaaataaacgacagGCCATGATGGCGTCTATAAAATCGATATTAGGCGTTCGTGGCCATTATGCCGACATGCGATCGTTTGGCccataataataattggatGTACAATAAATGTTAGTTAAACCCTTACTTGCAAATGGTTTCACCTGGTTTAGACAAGTTGGACACTGTTCTGGTCATTAGGTACTACCACTTCAAGGAGAATAGAAATGCTGaatgatattaattagttaCTAACAGTCATAAATCTTTTCAATACATGAGAGAACCAAGGATGCTATATTGCCTACTATCAACATTTGTTTTTCCCTGGTTATTGTCCCACAGCTGGGATTGGGCCTTTGCCCACACTCtttctctcttcctggctatttgtcTCATATGGTGGTGGGGCATCCTTATACTCTTCCTCCACTTCACCCACACTActgcaagaaaaatataactgaaattaatataattttttgttgttttcagATATATGGTGCAAAGAATAGTGCAGTAGTGAAGCTGACCCGGTAAATCTCCCTGGAAGAGGTGGTGAAACTGAAATATGGGTGCAAGATTCTTCGGAATAAATTGTCAAAGTGCCCCAATGTTCAAACATTCTACACCtgagaaaaaaacaaataccaTGTCTGTGGTGAAAACGTTGTCTTACtaacaattattgtaataaataattggcGATTTAAAAGAGCATAGCTATGGAGGAGATATTAATCTTGTGGATTAATATCTTGAATTTTGGTATGTCACCATCATCAAATAAATACCTCTAAATATGTGTCAGTGTTAAATACTGGCATGAATAGCTTCAAactaaattagtttaaataaaaattatgcataattactggttgtttatttttataaccctTAGAAATGATAAACATGCTGTCTATCTAAACTATCATCAAGTTTTTCTTACGTTTGAATCCTGGTTTAGCAGTGGCATTGTTCTCAACGGAATATGCTTCAGTAAATCAATATTAACTtatggaattatttattatggtgGTATAGCATATCATTGGTTGGTAtaaatgttcatagcaaatcaAGCCAATATGCAGAACATGTTGAATATGCTGATTGATAACATAATATcccgcctttttcccatagggctGGGGGAGACCAAAGATCACTCAACAGTTGGgtctaaaatgtttttgtgCTGATATGTTACCGGTCATCAAGCATTCAAGTACCAGGCAAAGAAAAGTAGGCAGGCCTTTTCTGTAGCCTCTCAAAGCGAAAAGTTCCAAGTGCAGTTATGCAGTACCGTAACTGAATTTGGCAAGGCCTCCGCTCCGCGTCCACCTCTAGGCATGAAAACCCACGTTTATATTAAGAGAGGTAAACAGATGTCAGGTAAGTAAAACAGaaatgaaagaaatattattttctatacgAGGGAAATCCTAATCGTTATAGTATAACATTTAGGTACATACACTTGTTGGCTGTTCAACTAGTTATGACTAGATGGCGGCAATTGTCGTTGTGCTTTGGATGTTTttgataaagtaataattacgtaggtacttttataaaataaatgtattttaaaaacaattgttacttacttttaatacaTTCCCAAGTGCTGGTACCAACTGCCTGCCTTCTGATTTCAAAACGACAGTGGAcattttttcattgttttatcgTAGGTATAGTTAAGGAAGCCACGAACAAagatgtaggtacctaccttcgttacaaatattcctctgcCCGAAGCCACCTGTATCATCTGCAAAcgtctgcaatagatggacgaAAGTCCGAGACCGAC belongs to Anticarsia gemmatalis isolate Benzon Research Colony breed Stoneville strain chromosome Z, ilAntGemm2 primary, whole genome shotgun sequence and includes:
- the LOC142986322 gene encoding uncharacterized protein LOC142986322 — translated: MYDQDTGMLIAVRRPARPISFEERNEQTTNGAVSRPRYEKEGSPQPYRKRHGETIFKRPYSSSSKKTYYRDTSTCTSLDVKEHQNKVINPYTGELIGVRRPVPTCDLDQIIQKVAVVRPYRSSKPVAYHKRGRTVRIRYGDSIIQPVVAHRNPDNPMPVPYYNRIQESEEVQRSRILNRERPPNTIKIRYGDNLNLLRNPSPPIDFRFYRP